The Arabidopsis thaliana chromosome 5, partial sequence genomic interval TTTGCTATGACTACATTACAATATTTTCTACAACTAGTAATAGAAAATTCTAACAAACAcagattataattttgtatattcgAAACAATCTACCAATCAATTCACGATATAAACATATGCATTGTCAAAGTGATATGAATCAAACATTTTTACTGGTATGGAAGAAATTACAACACATATTTATGTCGTCGACAGTAATGAAAGAAACATAGGAGTTTGTCGCTTGTACATTATCGTTGCAACATCTTTAAACAAAGGATAAGTTAGAAAAGGAAACAGATGCAACCAAAATAGAACCTAATAGAGAACCCGAGTAAAAGGAAGGCCCGGCGAAAGAAAACTCCCAAACagttgataaaataaataaaaacttccAACAGAACCGGTCAATTactgaaataaaacaaactgaACCGGCCGGTTAAATAAATTAAGCTTCTAAAAAACCGGTCATCCTAAGAACGGAGTTCCGGTGACGGCTCAAGTCTCTTCCTTTTAAAGTACAAGCGGAAAACGCAATTTGCTCTTTCATTCGTCGTTCGATTATTACATGTGGAGGAGTCTtatcatcctcctcctccgtcgtGTCCCATTCCAAACATCGGAAATTATTCGTCGGAATTCTCACCGGAGATGTTTTCTCCGCCGTCTCATGCCGTCTTGTACCCTTCTTCTCGTCGTTTCTTGAGTTATAGAGTTTAGTATATCGGCTAGAAGTTGATATTTTGGATTGGTCGGAAAATATAATGTCGGATTCTTGAAATTCTTCTGACATTATTGTAATATCAagaaatgtatattttttcgAGAATACTAGTTGAAGTTAAAAGAGAGATGATATGATCAATGAggatggagaagaaaagataacaatgaagaaaagtgaaatttATAGACCGATTGAGACACATATGTGGCAATAGAGAATCTAATGTCTTATATACACGTAAGATCTACGTATATAAATGTGACTGTATGTATGTGTAGATGTGTTTGAAAGTATACGTGTACGTATAAACAAATCGAGCTAGTATTTGCATATGATGATGTCATTAGGATATCTTTGGGGTGAAATACGTGGTAGCTTCAtatgtttcttcatcatcactcaaATTTTCGTTACCGTgtctattaattattttgattttttattttatttttttgattttattcaTTAGTTAGTATTAATGATTTCCATTGtatttaaaaaggaaaaactatCCTAAGTTTACACTTTTTTACCATAAATAAATCATCACACATTGATTAACATTTTACACATATTgtttgattcatatatattaggTTATTTATGaacgaattttgttttagtagaATGACTGAAACATGACCTATTATTTTACGAACTGAGAATCTTAATTATTAAAGAAGATCTGATCATCTGATTAATTGAGTATCTCCAACATCAAGAAAACCAGTAAATCACAATGATTAAGAAATAAGCTGAGTCGGTAAAGCCACAAAACGCAAACAGAGCGGCGCGTCAGGAGGAAACGCATTTACGCGTTTTCATTCTCAACGTCACGCGTGTACGCGGTTACACGCTTAAATCCAAATTCTATCCACTCATATCCGCACACGTGT includes:
- a CDS encoding senescence regulator (Protein of unknown function, DUF584) (CONTAINS InterPro DOMAIN/s: Protein of unknown function DUF584 (InterPro:IPR007608); BEST Arabidopsis thaliana protein match is: AtS40-3 (TAIR:AT4G18980.1); Has 158 Blast hits to 158 proteins in 19 species: Archae - 0; Bacteria - 0; Metazoa - 0; Fungi - 0; Plants - 158; Viruses - 0; Other Eukaryotes - 0 (source: NCBI BLink).), with amino-acid sequence MSEEFQESDIIFSDQSKISTSSRYTKLYNSRNDEKKGTRRHETAEKTSPVRIPTNNFRCLEWDTTEEEDDKTPPHVIIERRMKEQIAFSACTLKGRDLSRHRNSVLRMTGFLEA